Proteins encoded together in one Candidatus Zixiibacteriota bacterium window:
- a CDS encoding MFS transporter, whose translation MFAKFYGFDSRVYILGVGWFVTSAGFAMVIPFMTIYFFQELHMSMGAIGLFFGFSAILRTLPQPVAGELSDRLGRVPLMAWSQILRSFTFAGVAIAIAMGKGFWVIGSIIGLNYILGAFVHPAANAMVADLVKKEQRISAYAFLRIGGNLGWAIGPAAGGFIAQKSYATLFLCSGVMALLSGLFFMVFLRDVPIQSRSRQSDFNLKDIFNISKDKKLFEYCVISLILFLAVAQLIAALSVYSTDTIGITKQDLGILYLINGAMVVFLQYPISDALKKFRLTRQLALGAWIYTIGYFSVGFATSFICLIICMVVITLAEIIVSPPSVTIVANLSSPGYYGRYMGIFGMFQTLGWSLGPTLGGFLLDAFTYNQTYMWIVISCFSASAGILYMKFERKISASVNNGSKAEKGSVASA comes from the coding sequence ATGTTTGCAAAATTTTACGGATTTGATTCCCGTGTCTATATTCTTGGGGTAGGGTGGTTCGTCACATCGGCCGGATTTGCCATGGTCATTCCCTTTATGACCATTTATTTCTTTCAGGAACTCCATATGTCAATGGGGGCGATAGGCTTATTTTTTGGGTTTTCCGCGATTCTCAGAACATTGCCTCAGCCCGTGGCAGGTGAGTTGTCGGATCGGTTGGGTCGAGTCCCGCTTATGGCCTGGTCGCAAATATTGCGTTCCTTCACTTTTGCAGGGGTTGCAATCGCGATCGCTATGGGCAAAGGATTTTGGGTTATCGGCTCAATAATCGGTCTTAACTACATTTTGGGTGCTTTCGTACATCCCGCGGCCAACGCCATGGTCGCCGACCTGGTTAAAAAAGAACAACGGATTTCGGCTTACGCTTTTTTGCGAATTGGCGGTAACCTGGGTTGGGCCATCGGTCCGGCGGCCGGAGGATTTATCGCGCAAAAATCGTATGCGACTCTATTTTTATGCTCCGGAGTTATGGCGCTTTTATCCGGTCTGTTTTTTATGGTATTTTTGCGAGATGTCCCTATTCAGTCCCGATCCCGGCAATCCGATTTTAATTTGAAAGACATATTTAATATCAGCAAGGATAAAAAGCTTTTTGAATATTGCGTCATATCCCTAATTCTTTTTCTCGCGGTGGCCCAGTTAATTGCCGCCCTATCCGTTTACAGCACGGATACAATCGGTATTACCAAACAGGATTTGGGAATTCTTTATTTAATTAACGGAGCCATGGTAGTTTTCCTCCAATATCCTATTTCAGATGCGTTAAAAAAGTTTCGCTTAACGAGGCAATTAGCCCTGGGGGCCTGGATATATACGATCGGATATTTTAGTGTCGGATTCGCGACCAGCTTTATATGCCTGATTATATGCATGGTTGTGATAACTCTGGCCGAAATTATTGTCTCACCGCCCTCGGTAACCATCGTAGCTAATTTGTCGTCTCCCGGATATTATGGAAGATACATGGGCATATTCGGCATGTTCCAAACATTAGGCTGGTCATTGGGGCCCACCCTGGGAGGATTTCTACTCGATGCCTTTACATACAATCAGACCTACATGTGGATTGTTATTTCATGCTTCTCGGCTTCTGCGGGAATTCTCTATATGAAATTTGAAAGAAAAATTTCGGCCTCAGTAAATAATGGTTCGAAAGCCGAAAAAGGAAGCGTAGCAAGTGCCTGA
- a CDS encoding T9SS type A sorting domain-containing protein: MLQKNTTSSFLFAIFLTIYSTSMVFGRAEFGPQPGFNSNPALRPTVENPNTQYAYHNIGKLGMTITNYGTFGIGDDGFLCDGEPCPNAEFPINSDLEYLYAGALWIGAIVGRDTLVSTGSDGWVRGMRELLPDPGPSGAIIARSNLSSRNEYHIDAVSEQDFICTFTDTNIRLPGADPYENRPHVPLNIAVKQSSYAWSYDYAEDFILFDYQITNIGIFPIREMYIAVYIDADVIHLSEQAGHIDDICGFRDTVAMPPGFGFDLDTVNIAWIADNDGNPIRSGGNLVWDFRSLIAATGTRVVRSPNIDLNYSFNWWISNGVATLDFGPRMAGTDDNPFRDFGGGGHVGTPTGDKNKYYVMSQPEFDYDQLFSAVNHSGEGYLPPPRPGQAIDFADGFDTRYLLSFGPFDINPGDTLPVTLAYLAGDEVHQSPDNFAEYFDAYNPDAFYNTLSFDDFGKNARWAAWVFDNPGYDTDGDLDSGRYNWSCAGTDSIIYFTEDEMPPDSMLPDCRKVYYAGDGVPDFRGAAPPPPPEIKVIAGKGEVTIRWNGQRSENSIDVFSGKKDFEGYRVYYSLTDQESDFVLLTSFDVDDYKKFIYSELRQSWERSEEEEDPPVFTRDYLEKLYGQGFEPLDYYDESKYFVDPTRNQFMYFVPQDWNQSDLSNPNLIHRVYPNASKSDPTDTTDEGGMRYYEYEYVIRNLQPSIPYHFSVTAFDYGSLSFDLGALESSPLVNAVEDFPLPSSEEVEENSLNVSVYPNPYRIDGGYAAAGYENRDRTKSAERTRVINFSNLPKICTIRIYSIDGDLIKEIEHYHPEGGPGTQHEVWDVISRNTQTVVTGIYFWHVESDMGDQIGKLVIMK, translated from the coding sequence ATGCTACAAAAAAATACTACTTCAAGTTTTCTTTTTGCTATCTTCCTCACAATTTATTCGACAAGTATGGTATTTGGCCGGGCAGAATTCGGTCCCCAGCCAGGATTTAATAGTAATCCTGCCTTAAGGCCAACCGTCGAAAATCCAAACACACAATACGCTTATCATAATATTGGCAAGCTTGGAATGACCATTACCAATTATGGGACTTTTGGAATTGGCGATGACGGTTTTTTATGCGACGGCGAGCCCTGCCCCAACGCAGAATTTCCAATTAATTCCGATCTTGAGTATCTCTACGCCGGAGCTCTTTGGATTGGAGCCATTGTTGGCCGTGATACGTTGGTTTCAACCGGTTCCGACGGCTGGGTACGAGGTATGCGCGAATTACTCCCCGATCCGGGACCTTCCGGAGCAATTATCGCGCGATCAAATCTTTCCTCCAGAAATGAATATCATATTGACGCTGTTTCCGAGCAGGATTTTATTTGTACTTTTACCGATACAAATATTCGCCTGCCGGGCGCGGATCCTTATGAAAACCGACCGCATGTTCCGTTAAATATTGCTGTCAAGCAAAGCAGTTATGCCTGGAGTTATGATTACGCTGAGGATTTCATTCTATTTGATTATCAGATTACCAATATCGGTATTTTTCCCATTCGGGAAATGTATATCGCTGTTTATATTGATGCCGATGTTATCCATCTTTCCGAACAGGCCGGACACATCGACGATATTTGCGGTTTTCGTGATACGGTTGCCATGCCACCGGGATTTGGATTTGATCTGGATACGGTCAACATAGCCTGGATCGCGGATAATGACGGCAATCCGATCAGGTCGGGCGGTAACTTGGTTTGGGATTTCAGGTCACTAATCGCCGCTACCGGAACAAGAGTGGTTCGTTCGCCCAATATTGATCTAAACTATAGCTTTAACTGGTGGATTTCGAATGGGGTTGCGACGCTTGATTTTGGGCCGCGTATGGCCGGAACTGACGACAATCCATTCAGAGATTTTGGAGGCGGCGGTCACGTGGGTACGCCGACTGGAGATAAAAACAAATATTATGTGATGTCACAACCTGAATTTGACTATGATCAACTATTTTCTGCCGTAAATCACAGCGGAGAAGGATATCTTCCTCCTCCGCGACCCGGTCAGGCTATTGATTTTGCGGACGGTTTTGACACGCGATATCTGCTATCATTTGGGCCTTTCGACATCAATCCGGGTGACACATTACCGGTGACTCTCGCTTATCTTGCGGGTGATGAGGTTCATCAATCGCCTGATAATTTCGCGGAATATTTTGACGCCTATAATCCGGATGCCTTCTATAATACACTCAGTTTTGATGACTTCGGGAAAAATGCCCGGTGGGCGGCGTGGGTATTTGACAATCCCGGATACGATACCGATGGAGACCTGGATTCGGGCCGTTATAACTGGTCATGCGCGGGAACCGATTCGATCATTTATTTTACCGAAGATGAGATGCCTCCTGATAGCATGCTGCCCGACTGCCGGAAGGTGTATTATGCAGGAGACGGGGTTCCCGATTTTCGCGGAGCGGCACCGCCGCCCCCTCCGGAGATTAAAGTCATAGCGGGCAAGGGAGAAGTTACTATTCGATGGAATGGACAGCGCAGCGAAAATTCGATTGATGTTTTTTCGGGCAAAAAGGATTTTGAGGGATATCGCGTTTATTATTCTCTTACTGACCAGGAATCCGATTTTGTATTATTGACTTCTTTTGATGTGGATGACTATAAGAAATTTATATATAGCGAACTTCGTCAGAGCTGGGAGCGATCGGAGGAGGAGGAGGATCCTCCTGTCTTCACTCGCGATTATCTGGAAAAGCTATATGGCCAGGGCTTTGAACCTTTGGATTACTATGACGAGTCCAAATACTTTGTCGATCCGACCAGAAATCAATTTATGTATTTTGTCCCCCAGGACTGGAATCAATCGGATTTGTCCAATCCCAATCTTATTCACCGGGTTTACCCCAATGCATCGAAAAGCGATCCGACTGACACTACCGATGAAGGCGGGATGAGATATTATGAATATGAGTATGTGATTAGGAATTTACAGCCTTCCATCCCTTATCATTTTTCTGTCACCGCTTTTGATTATGGTTCTTTGAGTTTTGATCTGGGAGCCCTGGAATCATCGCCGCTGGTAAACGCCGTCGAGGATTTCCCGCTTCCCTCCAGCGAAGAAGTTGAGGAAAACTCGCTGAATGTTTCGGTCTATCCAAATCCGTATCGTATTGACGGTGGTTACGCCGCCGCCGGTTATGAAAATCGTGACAGGACCAAATCCGCCGAAAGGACAAGGGTAATTAATTTTTCTAATTTACCAAAAATCTGTACGATTCGGATATATTCAATAGATGGTGATCTGATTAAGGAAATAGAGCATTATCACCCCGAAGGCGGTCCGGGAACTCAGCATGAAGTATGGGATGTCATCAGCCGCAATACGCAAACGGTTGTCACCGGCATTTACTTTTGGCATGTGGAATCGGATATGGGAGATCAGATTGGAAAACTGGTTATTATGAAATAG
- a CDS encoding SDR family oxidoreductase, which translates to MSNILIMGATSAIAQETAKLYANSGNKFFLVALEDDLLRTVADDLSVRGAGAVEYRTLDVLNYDKHEDIINAAWENLGEVDIVLIAHGVLGKQHEDENDFKKIEFILNVNFMSCISILTIMAGKFEKQKTGSIAVISSVAGDRGRKNNYVYGASKGGLSIFLDGLRGRLAQSNVNVITIKPGFVDTPMTQEYEKGLLWSKPETIAKCIKAAIDKRKGVAYVPKFWYWIMFIIRHIPEKIFKKLNF; encoded by the coding sequence ATGAGTAATATTTTGATTATGGGCGCGACCTCGGCAATCGCGCAGGAAACAGCTAAGCTTTATGCCAATTCTGGAAACAAATTCTTTCTGGTCGCCCTGGAAGATGATTTACTTCGCACGGTTGCCGATGACCTATCGGTCAGGGGCGCGGGAGCGGTCGAGTACAGAACGCTGGATGTTTTGAACTATGATAAGCATGAAGATATCATCAATGCGGCCTGGGAAAATCTGGGCGAAGTAGATATAGTGTTGATCGCTCACGGCGTTCTGGGGAAACAACATGAAGATGAAAACGACTTCAAGAAAATCGAGTTCATTCTGAATGTCAATTTCATGAGCTGCATTTCAATTTTAACCATTATGGCCGGGAAATTTGAAAAACAAAAAACGGGATCAATCGCCGTTATATCTTCCGTCGCCGGGGACAGGGGCAGAAAAAATAATTATGTTTATGGCGCCTCGAAAGGCGGCTTGTCGATTTTTCTGGATGGTCTGCGGGGCCGCCTGGCTCAATCCAACGTCAATGTGATTACAATCAAACCGGGCTTCGTTGACACGCCGATGACGCAGGAGTATGAAAAGGGTTTGCTCTGGAGCAAACCCGAAACGATTGCGAAATGTATTAAAGCGGCGATTGACAAAAGAAAAGGCGTCGCCTATGTGCCCAAATTCTGGTATTGGATAATGTTTATTATCAGGCATATCCCTGAGAAGATTTTTAAGAAATTGAATTTTTAA
- a CDS encoding aminopeptidase, producing MKDKRNEILAKSLIHYSCKLKKGEKIMIEVKGKETLELAKELIKETTKIGAIPFWYYNDESLQRNWIMGASENQFTAFGKLHLKLMKEFDAYLGLRGSDNPFDLADVPGKQMNMNKMHYYKPVHLEQRVKRTRWCVLRYPNNAMAQLAETSQETFEKFYFDVCCLDYARMSKAMTPLVNKLRKTNMVRIVAPGTDLNFSIKGIGVVKCDGERNIPDGEVYTAPVKDSVNGYITYNTPSLTEGITFENIKFEFRNGKIVHAECDNHTKKLNEILDTDKGARYIGEFAIGVNPFILHPMKDTLFDEKIAGSFHFTPGQCYDEAPNGNKSAIHWDLVQIHRKEYGGGEIYLDGKLFRKNGIFVDKKLEKSFSASALRSKGI from the coding sequence ATGAAAGATAAACGCAATGAAATTCTCGCCAAAAGCCTAATCCATTATTCATGCAAGCTTAAAAAAGGCGAAAAGATAATGATTGAAGTCAAGGGTAAGGAAACTCTTGAACTCGCAAAAGAATTGATTAAGGAAACGACTAAAATCGGCGCCATACCGTTTTGGTATTATAATGATGAATCCCTCCAGAGAAACTGGATAATGGGCGCGTCCGAAAATCAATTTACAGCATTCGGAAAACTTCATCTTAAACTAATGAAGGAATTCGACGCCTATTTGGGCCTGCGCGGTTCGGACAATCCGTTTGATCTGGCTGACGTTCCGGGAAAACAAATGAACATGAATAAAATGCATTATTATAAGCCGGTGCATCTCGAGCAACGGGTCAAAAGAACTCGTTGGTGCGTTCTGCGATATCCCAATAATGCCATGGCACAATTGGCCGAAACCAGTCAGGAGACTTTTGAAAAATTCTACTTTGATGTCTGTTGCCTGGATTACGCCAGGATGTCGAAAGCGATGACTCCCCTGGTGAATAAGCTTCGTAAAACGAATATGGTTCGCATTGTCGCACCCGGAACCGATTTGAATTTTTCGATTAAAGGTATTGGGGTTGTTAAGTGCGATGGCGAGCGCAATATTCCGGACGGCGAGGTTTATACCGCTCCGGTCAAAGACAGCGTCAATGGTTATATTACCTATAACACACCGTCATTGACCGAGGGGATAACTTTTGAGAATATTAAATTTGAGTTCAGAAACGGAAAGATTGTCCATGCCGAATGCGACAATCATACCAAAAAGCTCAATGAGATTCTGGATACCGATAAAGGTGCTCGCTATATTGGTGAGTTTGCAATCGGCGTCAATCCGTTTATACTGCATCCGATGAAAGACACCCTCTTCGACGAGAAAATTGCGGGTTCATTCCACTTCACTCCCGGACAATGTTACGATGAAGCTCCCAACGGCAACAAATCCGCCATTCATTGGGATTTAGTCCAGATTCACCGCAAGGAGTACGGCGGCGGAGAAATTTATCTTGACGGAAAGCTATTCCGCAAGAACGGGATATTTGTTGACAAAAAGCTCGAGAAATCATTTTCAGCTTCGGCACTCAGAAGCAAAGGTATTTAA
- a CDS encoding dipeptidase: MIPLDYLKEQESNSLEQLKELLRIPSVSAQSAYNDDMIKCAEWVAGYMNDIGIKSEIMETGGHPVVYGEHCQADGAPTVLIYGHYDVQPPEPLDLWHSGPFDPIEKDGYLCARGSTDDKGQLFTHFKGVESYLKTVGSLPMNVKFLIEGEEEVASENLPVFVEKYKDKLKADIVLVSDSAQYGIGMPAITFGLRGIAFVEVKIIGPDKDLHSGGYGGAIANPIHMLAQIIAQLHDDNGKIMIDGFYDDTYTMSDWEKAEFDKLPFDENDYKASTGVNKLWGEKEFTILERNWVRPTLDCNGITGGYQGEGAKTIIPSWASTKITMRLVPDMEPDDICDKIETYLMKICPDTAKLEIVKHGGGRPVQVPTEGPWLDAAARAIKTGFGKEPFFTKEGGSIPIVETFKTVLGLETLLVGFGQKDDNAHSPNERFRISDFHLGCRTSAALLEELAKVKV, encoded by the coding sequence ATGATCCCGTTGGATTACCTGAAAGAACAAGAATCTAATTCTTTGGAACAATTAAAAGAGCTTCTGCGGATACCGAGCGTCAGCGCTCAGTCAGCTTACAACGATGATATGATAAAATGCGCCGAATGGGTTGCAGGATATATGAATGATATCGGCATCAAATCTGAAATCATGGAAACCGGCGGGCATCCGGTGGTTTATGGCGAGCATTGTCAGGCTGACGGCGCGCCGACCGTTTTAATATACGGGCATTACGATGTTCAACCTCCCGAACCTTTGGATCTCTGGCATTCCGGTCCGTTTGATCCGATCGAAAAAGACGGTTATCTTTGCGCCCGAGGCTCGACCGATGACAAAGGACAATTGTTTACACATTTTAAGGGAGTGGAATCATATCTCAAAACTGTTGGTTCTCTTCCCATGAATGTGAAGTTTTTGATTGAAGGTGAAGAAGAAGTCGCCTCGGAAAATCTTCCGGTGTTTGTCGAAAAATATAAAGATAAACTCAAAGCCGATATAGTATTGGTTTCCGACAGCGCCCAGTATGGAATTGGTATGCCGGCTATAACTTTTGGGTTGCGCGGAATAGCCTTTGTTGAAGTCAAAATTATCGGGCCGGACAAAGACCTGCATTCAGGCGGTTACGGAGGAGCCATCGCCAATCCGATTCATATGCTGGCCCAAATAATAGCGCAGCTTCATGACGATAACGGTAAAATAATGATTGACGGTTTTTATGATGATACCTATACCATGAGTGATTGGGAAAAAGCTGAATTCGATAAACTTCCATTTGATGAAAACGACTATAAGGCCTCGACCGGCGTCAATAAACTCTGGGGCGAAAAAGAATTCACAATTCTGGAACGAAATTGGGTGCGCCCGACTCTCGATTGTAACGGCATAACTGGTGGGTATCAGGGAGAAGGGGCCAAAACAATCATTCCTTCGTGGGCATCAACCAAAATAACCATGCGTTTGGTACCGGATATGGAGCCGGATGACATATGCGATAAAATTGAGACTTATTTAATGAAAATTTGTCCCGACACGGCTAAACTTGAAATAGTCAAACATGGCGGCGGCCGTCCGGTTCAGGTTCCGACCGAAGGCCCCTGGCTCGATGCCGCGGCTCGAGCCATAAAGACCGGTTTTGGAAAAGAACCCTTCTTTACCAAAGAGGGCGGATCGATTCCAATCGTGGAAACATTCAAAACCGTTTTGGGGCTTGAAACGCTGCTCGTCGGTTTCGGGCAAAAGGATGACAATGCCCATTCACCCAATGAGAGATTCAGGATATCTGATTTTCATTTAGGATGCCGTACTTCCGCGGCTCTGCTTGAAGAATTAGCGAAAGTTAAGGTTTAA
- a CDS encoding SDR family oxidoreductase, translating into MDFELHDKVALVAGASAGLGFAAAKTLFEEGARLAICSSNQERIDKAAISLSKDTNKVLPIMCDLSKESQIKTLIDRTEAHFGKIDILVTNCGGPPLGTHENLTEKEWELAYNLTFMSTIRLIQSVLPGMKERKFGRIILITSMAAKQPVPNLMLSNSYRAGLLGFAKTLSLEIAENGITVNTVLPGYTATDRLDYFAKEINEQTGKSREEIYNSWQQTVPVKRLGKPEELGALITFLASQQAAYITGTAIAADGGRSAGII; encoded by the coding sequence ATGGATTTTGAACTACATGACAAAGTAGCTCTGGTAGCGGGGGCGTCAGCCGGATTAGGTTTCGCTGCCGCGAAAACATTATTTGAAGAAGGCGCCCGTCTTGCTATCTGTTCCAGCAATCAGGAACGAATCGATAAAGCGGCGATATCGCTCTCCAAAGACACTAATAAAGTTCTACCGATTATGTGTGATCTTTCCAAGGAAAGTCAGATTAAGACTTTGATTGATAGGACAGAAGCGCATTTTGGCAAAATAGATATTCTCGTCACGAATTGTGGAGGACCTCCCCTGGGGACTCATGAAAACCTGACCGAAAAGGAATGGGAATTGGCTTATAACTTGACGTTTATGTCAACCATTCGATTGATCCAGAGTGTCCTGCCGGGAATGAAAGAACGAAAATTCGGCCGTATTATCCTTATCACATCAATGGCCGCCAAACAACCGGTTCCCAATCTGATGCTTTCAAACTCGTACCGGGCAGGATTACTCGGTTTTGCAAAAACTCTCTCATTGGAAATTGCAGAAAACGGCATAACGGTCAATACCGTCCTTCCCGGATATACCGCCACTGATCGACTCGATTATTTTGCCAAAGAGATAAATGAACAGACCGGCAAATCTCGGGAAGAAATATATAATAGCTGGCAACAAACCGTTCCAGTCAAGCGGCTGGGCAAACCGGAAGAGTTAGGCGCTTTGATAACATTTTTGGCTTCTCAGCAGGCGGCCTATATTACCGGGACTGCCATTGCCGCCGACGGCGGTCGATCGGCAGGGATAATCTGA
- a CDS encoding DUF3179 domain-containing (seleno)protein: MKYINLLLLCLFILGGISMAQRDVKTEMVNGHTMYIVLEKGMIPGIYNPEYISQEQAKEFYFDNEPVMIVSSGDETHAYSIWHLDHHEIVNDRIAGKAITATWUPLCYTGIVYAAEIDGKTLTFEASGRLWRDALVMEDDQTGSLWSQITGECIKGEMQGKKLTLFPSGMTIFKSALEIPGIEFLKKPERGGDKSVYEKYFVDNNKIGIFGNTFDDSTFASKDIIYGLQSSTARLAVKSEYLNEKRVIIATLGDQKIMLIGGEDNTVAGYKIPDHLKDLAVSFPDRNTTILQTGDENFGELKFDRIIQVSGKKLDSHPVITAFWFAWKSFFPSTDVYTP; the protein is encoded by the coding sequence ATGAAGTACATCAACCTTCTGTTATTGTGCTTGTTTATTCTTGGAGGTATATCCATGGCTCAACGGGACGTGAAAACGGAAATGGTCAATGGACACACCATGTATATTGTATTGGAAAAAGGCATGATCCCCGGCATTTATAATCCCGAATACATATCTCAGGAGCAGGCAAAGGAGTTTTATTTTGATAACGAACCTGTTATGATAGTCAGTTCGGGAGATGAAACTCATGCCTATTCCATTTGGCATCTTGACCATCATGAAATCGTCAACGATCGCATCGCCGGAAAGGCAATCACCGCTACCTGGTGACCGCTCTGCTACACCGGCATAGTTTATGCCGCAGAGATCGATGGGAAAACTCTAACGTTTGAAGCCTCCGGACGATTATGGCGAGACGCTCTTGTCATGGAAGACGATCAAACCGGTTCGCTCTGGTCGCAGATAACCGGGGAATGCATTAAAGGGGAGATGCAAGGTAAAAAGCTAACCCTTTTTCCCTCCGGTATGACAATTTTCAAATCCGCGCTTGAAATACCCGGAATTGAATTTTTGAAAAAGCCGGAAAGAGGCGGCGACAAATCTGTTTATGAAAAGTACTTCGTGGATAATAATAAAATCGGAATTTTCGGCAATACTTTTGATGACTCAACTTTCGCGTCCAAAGATATTATTTACGGCCTGCAATCAAGCACCGCAAGACTGGCCGTCAAAAGCGAGTATCTTAATGAAAAACGCGTTATTATTGCCACTCTCGGAGATCAGAAGATTATGCTTATAGGGGGAGAAGATAATACCGTCGCGGGATACAAAATTCCGGATCATCTCAAGGATTTAGCCGTTTCATTCCCGGATCGGAATACAACGATATTACAAACCGGCGATGAAAATTTTGGTGAATTGAAATTTGATAGGATAATTCAAGTATCCGGGAAAAAACTGGATAGCCATCCGGTTATTACTGCTTTTTGGTTTGCCTGGAAATCGTTTTTCCCGTCAACTGACGTATATACGCCATAA
- a CDS encoding DMT family transporter, whose product MHQTIMGGTFIAARYVLLQTDPLAVAFFRYCISATILCSIAIRISKNGKSIPITSADKKKIIILGLVIIMLNQTLYLVGQKFTTAAHGGILFATTPVFVYLMAMRHLGEKWSLKKGLGILLTVAGAALIFGEDIIDFSDNILLGNIIILIAVVAWGYYTVYGKPLVQKYGAFRITAYSIGAGAIIYFPIGIWRAVTADLSNIDAYGWWGLLYISIMTSVIGYSIWYWFLKYMEASRAAVLVNIQPIIAAILGYYILGESISGLFILGGMIIIAGVTVTQLVK is encoded by the coding sequence GTGCACCAGACTATTATGGGTGGTACTTTCATTGCCGCCCGATATGTTTTACTTCAAACCGATCCGCTGGCGGTGGCTTTTTTCCGCTATTGTATTTCGGCTACGATATTGTGTTCAATCGCGATTCGTATAAGTAAAAACGGGAAATCCATTCCTATAACTTCTGCCGATAAGAAAAAAATTATCATCCTCGGCCTGGTAATAATCATGCTCAATCAAACTTTGTATCTTGTTGGGCAAAAATTCACAACCGCGGCCCACGGCGGTATTCTATTCGCGACGACTCCGGTCTTCGTCTATTTGATGGCCATGCGGCATCTGGGTGAAAAATGGTCGCTCAAAAAAGGACTGGGTATTTTGCTAACTGTCGCCGGCGCGGCGTTAATCTTTGGAGAAGATATTATTGATTTCAGCGATAATATACTCCTTGGCAATATCATCATATTAATCGCCGTGGTCGCATGGGGATATTATACCGTCTATGGAAAACCATTGGTCCAAAAATACGGAGCCTTTCGAATTACCGCTTATTCGATCGGAGCCGGAGCAATTATCTATTTCCCGATCGGAATCTGGCGTGCTGTCACAGCCGATCTATCAAACATCGACGCTTACGGTTGGTGGGGACTGTTGTACATTTCAATTATGACTTCGGTAATCGGTTATAGTATCTGGTACTGGTTTTTAAAGTACATGGAGGCCAGCCGGGCGGCTGTTCTCGTCAATATTCAACCGATAATCGCCGCGATATTGGGTTATTATATTCTGGGAGAATCAATCAGCGGATTATTTATTCTCGGTGGTATGATAATTATCGCAGGTGTGACAGTTACGCAATTAGTCAAATGA
- a CDS encoding ABC transporter ATP-binding protein: MAMAGKAISVNELSKCFKGGLKGQEVLALSGVSFDVETGQVFGLLGPNGAGKTTMVKILIGALNLTSGSATVNGLPINNSAARSKIGFLPENHRFPAYLTGIQMLLVFGGMAGLSSNVIKTRSLALLELVGMSRWGNTRIKKYSKGMMQRLGLAQALLNDPDILFLDEPTDGVDPIGRREIRDILREQKAKGKTIFLNSHLLAEVESVCDKVAILDKGKLIAFGPINELIKKRPQYKIETVNLSHDVSETFKTKFPDAHLKENSIIIELEEMRLINSIIDLLRQLEVEIISVTPQKISLEDSFMQLVSREDRHA; this comes from the coding sequence ATGGCAATGGCAGGAAAAGCAATTTCAGTAAATGAATTATCCAAATGCTTTAAGGGTGGCCTCAAAGGTCAGGAAGTATTAGCTCTGTCGGGCGTTAGTTTCGATGTAGAAACGGGGCAGGTTTTCGGGCTTCTGGGACCCAACGGAGCCGGTAAAACGACAATGGTCAAAATTCTTATCGGCGCGTTGAATCTCACCAGCGGCTCGGCAACCGTTAACGGCCTTCCCATAAATAATTCCGCCGCGCGATCCAAAATCGGATTCCTGCCCGAAAACCACAGATTTCCCGCCTACTTGACGGGAATCCAGATGCTACTAGTTTTCGGAGGGATGGCCGGTCTCTCATCTAACGTTATTAAGACAAGATCGCTTGCGCTTCTTGAACTGGTCGGCATGTCCCGCTGGGGAAATACTCGAATTAAAAAATATTCTAAAGGAATGATGCAACGGCTGGGATTGGCGCAGGCGCTTCTTAACGATCCCGATATATTATTTCTCGATGAACCGACCGACGGCGTTGACCCGATTGGCAGGCGCGAAATTCGCGATATCCTTCGCGAACAAAAAGCAAAGGGCAAAACCATTTTCTTGAATTCTCATCTTCTCGCTGAAGTAGAATCGGTGTGCGACAAAGTGGCCATTCTGGATAAAGGCAAACTTATTGCCTTTGGACCAATCAATGAACTTATAAAAAAGCGCCCGCAGTATAAAATCGAAACGGTGAATTTATCCCATGACGTATCGGAAACATTCAAGACAAAATTTCCAGACGCGCATCTTAAGGAAAACTCGATTATTATCGAACTTGAAGAAATGCGGCTGATAAATTCTATAATCGATCTATTAAGACAACTCGAGGTCGAAATTATCTCGGTCACCCCGCAAAAAATATCGCTCGAGGACAGCTTTATGCAGCTCGTTTCCCGGGAGGATCGCCATGCCTAA